Proteins from a single region of Kiritimatiellia bacterium:
- a CDS encoding nucleotide sugar dehydrogenase, translating into MKKQKREVIGVVGLGYVGLPLATAFATKFKVIGFDIKEARVKELRAGRDSTGEADPAHLKNPRLTFTSDPAALRRCTFIIVAVPTPIDESREPDLTPLESSSTAVGKILKKGMMVVYESTVYPGVTEEYCLPILERESGLKLGQFDLGYSPERVNPGDKQHSVSGIVKVVSGHNARALDRCAAAYGAVIAAGIHKAPNIMTAEAAKVIENVQRDLNIALMNELSKIFARMGLNTNEVLAASATKWNFHRYHPGLVGGHCIGVDPYYLTHRALQLGYHPEVILAGRRINDGMGDYVGELTIRELVHAGVLPRKARIWVLGMTFKENVPDFRNTRAVDVVAYLKKYGAQVYAWEPLVSAGQIKKEFGVDTLTFDRARNLDAVVLINAHDAFKSIALPALRKKMRTRVIVDVKNFFPRERARKLGFHYVSL; encoded by the coding sequence ATGAAGAAGCAAAAGAGGGAAGTCATCGGCGTCGTGGGGTTGGGCTACGTGGGGCTGCCGCTGGCCACGGCGTTCGCGACGAAGTTCAAGGTGATCGGGTTCGACATCAAGGAGGCCCGCGTCAAGGAGTTGCGGGCCGGTCGCGACTCGACGGGCGAGGCGGACCCGGCGCACCTGAAGAACCCGCGGCTGACCTTCACCTCGGACCCCGCCGCGCTGCGGCGCTGCACGTTCATCATCGTCGCCGTGCCGACGCCGATCGACGAATCGCGCGAGCCGGACCTGACCCCGCTGGAATCCTCCTCGACCGCGGTAGGGAAGATCCTGAAGAAGGGCATGATGGTGGTGTACGAAAGCACCGTGTATCCCGGCGTGACGGAGGAGTACTGCCTGCCGATCCTGGAGCGCGAATCGGGCTTGAAGCTGGGCCAGTTCGACCTGGGGTACTCGCCGGAGCGCGTGAACCCGGGCGACAAGCAGCACTCCGTGTCGGGCATCGTGAAGGTCGTCAGCGGGCACAACGCCCGAGCCCTGGACCGCTGCGCGGCGGCGTACGGCGCGGTGATCGCGGCGGGCATCCACAAGGCGCCCAACATCATGACCGCCGAGGCGGCCAAGGTGATCGAAAACGTCCAGCGCGACCTGAACATCGCGCTGATGAACGAACTCTCCAAGATCTTCGCGCGGATGGGGCTGAATACCAACGAGGTCCTGGCCGCCTCCGCGACGAAGTGGAATTTCCACCGCTATCATCCCGGCCTCGTCGGCGGGCACTGCATCGGCGTCGATCCTTACTACCTGACCCACCGCGCGCTACAGCTGGGCTACCACCCGGAGGTGATCCTGGCCGGCCGCCGGATCAACGACGGCATGGGCGACTACGTCGGCGAACTGACCATCCGCGAACTGGTCCACGCGGGCGTGCTGCCGCGGAAGGCGCGGATCTGGGTGCTGGGCATGACCTTCAAGGAGAACGTCCCCGATTTCCGCAACACGCGCGCCGTGGACGTCGTGGCCTACCTGAAGAAATACGGGGCGCAGGTGTACGCCTGGGAGCCCCTCGTGAGCGCGGGCCAGATCAAGAAGGAATTCGGGGTCGACACGCTCACCTTCGACCGGGCCCGGAACCTGGACGCGGTGGTGCTGATCAACGCCCATGACGCGTTCAAGTCCATCGCCCTGCCGGCCCTGCGGAAGAAGATGCGGACTCGCGTGATCGTGGACGTGAAGAACTTCTTCCCGCGCGAGCGGGCGCGGAAGCTGGGCTTCCACTACGTCAGCCTGTAG